A window of the Henningerozyma blattae CBS 6284 chromosome 10, complete genome genome harbors these coding sequences:
- the LIH1 gene encoding putative lipase (similar to Saccharomyces cerevisiae YJR107W; ancestral locus Anc_7.497), which yields MNFLRLLTPLGLFLLLMYGILSRMVSEEEYALQISENSYNLESYEDDVNNNIYPTEILQDNELEPKHYIPPDFYISDYDYAKLVYFSKCCGLSNCIGEHGLREGLSLNEGACPSYINFCYDENVNPTVSRTRIELIMEADKGELGTGYVMVDHGRKVIVIAFRGSSTRQDWYSDFEIYPTRYVPGSMSEYIDLIRSGKIRPCKGCKMHRGFYRFKQSLGKHFLRKVEKIFAIYSDYNLVVTGHSLGAAIASMLGIELKLKGYNPLVLTYATPKMFNKEMKEWVNELFNIKKIHDKNLKRNRLDLKGGYYRVIHTGDYIPMLPPKFEEAGLEIFIKKLELPHLVGDLEYRGIEKTIIDGRLPGYAATNANKWLHTDEHRSYFISIQGCKNF from the coding sequence ATGAACTTCCTACGACTACTGACTCCATTGGGTCTATTTCTATTGTTAATGTATGGAATACTGAGTAGGATGGtatctgaagaagaatatgCCCTTCAGATCTCGGAGAATTCCTATAATCTCGAAAGTTACGAGGATgatgttaataataatatatatccCACTGAAATATTGCAAGACAATGAGTTAGAACCTAAACATTATATACCTCCAgatttttatatatctGATTATGATTATGCGAAACTTGTTTATTTTAGCAAGTGCTGTGGTCTGTCTAATTGTATTGGAGAGCACGGTTTAAGGGAAGGTTTAAGTTTAAATGAAGGGGCTTGCCCTTCCTATATTAACTTTTGCTACGATGAAAATGTCAACCCTACTGTAAGTAGGACAAGaatagaattaataatggaaGCAGATAAAGGAGAGCTGGGGACTGGCTATGTTATGGTCGATCATGGAAGGAAGGTGATCGTAATAGCTTTTAGAGGTTCATCGACAAGACAAGATTGGTATAgtgattttgaaatatatccGACCAGATATGTTCCTGGTTCTATGTCAgaatatattgatttaattagAAGCGGCAAAATTAGACCTTGTAAAGGTTGCAAGATGCATCGAGGATTTTATAGATTTAAGCAATCTTTAGGAAAACATTTCTTAAGGaaagttgaaaaaatatttgcaaTCTACTCTGATTATAATCTCGTTGTAACTGGTCACTCATTAGGTGCTGCAATAGCAAGTATGTTAggaattgaattaaaattaaaaggtTATAATCCTCTAGTGTTAACATACGCTACTCCAAAAAtgtttaataaagaaatgaaaGAATGGGTGAATGagttatttaatattaaaaagataCATGATAAAAacttaaaaagaaatagatTAGACTTAAAAGGGGGGTATTATAGAGTAATTCATACAGGGGATTATATACCAATGCTGCCACCAAAATTTGAGGAGGCAGGATTAGAAATCTTCATTAAAAAACTTGAACTGCCTCACTTGGTTGGGGATTTAGAATATAGAGGTATCGAAAAGACAATAATAGACGGAAGATTGCCTGGATATGCTGCAACAAATGCGAATAAATGGTTGCATACAGATGAGCATCGGTCATATTTTATATCCATCCAAGGTTGcaaaaatttctaa
- the JHD2 gene encoding histone demethylase (similar to Saccharomyces cerevisiae JHD2 (YJR119C); ancestral locus Anc_7.505) translates to MASHKISDETTKESAFLTHSNLLQPIPTKRHMEEIPVFYPTEEEFNNPLHFIASDKVQQKGNKYGMIKIVPPKSFNPKLNIDKKSFKFDVRLQNLFELDLLNRSRLMFAKQLDIYHRSLPHQPDTKISIDSKVIIKESKKTIYLYNLYVSLIKLNNLHLRTHPSDLDPNKSLKLFDPKLLRKSNPESKIIWEELSQQFNCKPTELYNVYLDHLSSFYNHIYGLTNGILNKDCLVFDEYPKSLLSDSEDSEGEASEDSSDENTNPCLVCLKNNKPSRLLLCDFCNKPYHTFCLSPPIEIIPKGEWFCNNCIIGNGFYGFKHEKSQVSLQDFQAEALQFQKQYNPKDLNQLEKEFWDLISASPNDLKSQKDITQFITKYGADIHDENVLTGFPTLDHVPSNLSSAEYKSFLRYCTHPMNLKNLPFADGSLLSLTKSIQSTQNDKDVYSNISGVTIPWLYAGSLFSTFCWHLEDQYTLSINYQHEGAPKIWYSIPDYECDKFKKLLFNLTPDYFIKQPDLLSQLITQISPYSDIFKDSGIKCFKAIQHPNEYIITLPKCFHAGFNSGFNINEAVNFTLPTWLPYGFQSIKDYKLIKKDCILDIIGFLIDVLSNFDSLSNQKLDIDESFIKNCFNYFLKYYNLEKSRISKLPFSLLNKQYLLVSSPPTSATKESKNNESNSNKCLHSRPNQEIINEILCKECKTICSLAFIAHSKSDQTIKRRKITTNRFLTSSRNFEIYCLEDYIKKFIQHTIGLGDQIQHPISTNKKRNPIEIPEISTHRDDLILVRDWDKLNSLISDISSSVRSI, encoded by the coding sequence ATGGCATCCCATAAAATATCTGATGAAACAACGAAAGAGAGTGCTTTCTTAACACACTCAAACTTGTTACAGCCAATACCCACTAAGCGCCATATGGAAGAAATTCCTGTTTTTTATCCTACAGAAGAGGAGTTCAATAATCCTCTTCATTTCATAGCAAGTGACAAAGTTCAACAAAAAGGTAACAAATATGGTATGATTAAAATCGTACCTCCAAAATCCTTCAACCCAAAGTTAAATATCgataaaaaaagttttaaattcGATGTACGCCTTCAAAacttatttgaattggatTTATTAAATCGGTCTAGGTTAATGTTTGCAAAGCAGCTGGATATTTATCATCGATCTCTTCCACATCAGCCTGACACCAAGATTAGTATAGACAGCAAGGTCATAATTAAAGAATCTAAGAAAactatatatctatataatCTTTATGTCAGCTTAATTAAGTTGAATAACCTACATTTGAGAACTCATCCTTCGGATTTGGACCCCaataaaagtttaaaattgTTTGATCCCAAATTGCTTCGCAAGAGCAATCCAGaaagtaaaataatttggGAAGAACTGTCCCAACAATTTAATTGTAAGCCTACTGAGCTGTACAATGTCTACTTGGATCATTTATCCTCTttttataatcatatttatGGATTAACAAATGGGATTCTTAACAAGGATTGCTTGGTATTTGATGAATATccaaaatcattattaagtGACTCCGAAGACTCAGAAGGAGAAGCATCAGAGGATTCTAGTGACGAAAATACTAATCCTTGTTTGGTATGcttaaagaataataaaccCTCTAGGCTTTTATTGTGCGATTTTTGCAATAAGCCTTACCATACTTTTTGTTTAAGTCCAcctattgaaattattccaAAAGGAGAATGgttttgtaataattgtattattGGTAATGGGTTTTATGGATTTAAACATGAAAAGAGCCAAGTCTCTTTACAAGATTTTCAAGCTGAAGCAttacaatttcaaaaacaGTACAATccaaaagatttaaatcaattggaAAAGGAGTTTTGGGATTTGATTAGTGCTTCTCCAAACGATTTAAAATCTCAAAAAGATATTACACAGTTTATTACCAAATACGGAGCAGATATTCATGATGAAAATGTTCTAACTGGTTTTCCTACGCTAGATCATGTTCCATCTAACTTAAGTAGTGCAGAATATAAATCTTTCTTAAGATATTGTACTCATCCcatgaatttgaaaaacttACCATTTGCAGATGGATCACTCTTATCGTTGACGAAATCAATTCAATCTACTcaaaatgataaagatgTATACTCTAATATTTCAGGAGTCACGATTCCATGGTTGTATGCAGGATCGTTATTTTCTACTTTTTGTTGGCATCTTGAAGATCAATACACTTTAAGTATAAACTATCAACATGAAGGAGCTCCAAAAATTTGGTATAGTATTCCTGATTATGAATgtgataaatttaaaaaacttttatttaatttaactCCAgactattttattaaacaaCCGGACTTGTTAAGCCAACTTATTACTCAAATTTCACCTTATTCGGacatttttaaagattcgggaattaaatgttttaaaGCAATACAGCATCctaatgaatatattatcaCGTTACCAAAATGTTTTCATGCTGGTTTTAATTCAGgatttaatatcaatgaGGCTGTAAATTTTACTTTGCCCACTTGGTTACCTTATGGGTTTCAATCCATAAAAGATTATAAGTTAATTAAAAAGGATTGTATTCTTGATATTATTGGTTTTTTAATTGACGTATTATCGAATTTTGATAGTCtttcaaatcaaaaattagatATTGACGAATcattcattaaaaattgtttcaaCTACTTCTTAAAGTATTATAATCTAGAAAAATCTAGAATCAGCAAATTACCCTTTTCGTTATTAAACAAGCAATATTTACTTGTAAGTTCACCTCCAACCTCTGCTACAAaagaatctaaaaataatgaatccAATTCGAACAAATGCCTTCATTCACGTCCaaatcaagaaattattaatgagaTATTGTGTAAAGAATGTAAAACAATATGTTCGTTAGCATTCATTGCACACTCAAAAAGTGATCAAACgattaaaagaagaaaaatcaCTACTAATAGATTTTTAACCTCTTcaagaaattttgaaatatattgttTAGAAGActatatcaaaaaatttattcaacATACTATTGGTCTAGGTGATCAAATACAGCACCCTATATCAACTaacaagaaaagaaatcCGATAGAAATTCCAGAAATTAGTACGCATAGAGATGATTTGATATTAGTTCGAGATTGGGACAAATTAAACAGTTTAATTTCAgatatttcttcatctgTGAGATCTATTTAA
- the ADO1 gene encoding adenosine kinase (similar to Saccharomyces cerevisiae ADO1 (YJR105W); ancestral locus Anc_7.499): protein MSTPKLLCLGNPLLDIQATTTKEYLDQYSLKSNDAILVDAASGDEKMKIFDEILNFDDVVFVAGGAAQNTARGAAYVLGEGQVGYFGCVGEDKFSAKLLAENDAAGLISLYQVEKSHGTGKCAALITGHDRSLVTDLGAANHFKPEHLTKHWSQVEAANLFYIGGFHLTVSPEAIIKLGKHAQETGKPFVLNLSAPFIPQFFKSALEEVLPYTTVVIANETEAAAYAESFGLTCDKEDLAAIAKHIVGASKTRTVIFTHGLEPTIVVSAESTKSFAVKPIDKKKIVDTNGAGDAFAGGFMAGLALDKTLDTAIDMGQWLAALSIQEVGPSYPKEKIPYEA, encoded by the coding sequence ATGTCGACACCAAAATTGCTTTGTTTAGGTAATCCATTATTAGATATCCAAGCTACTACCACTAAGGAATATTTGGACCAATATTCGCTAAAATCCAATGATGCCATTTTGGTTGATGCTGCATCTGGTGatgaaaaaatgaaaattttcgACGAAATCTTAAACTTCGACGATGTTGTATTCGTTGCCGGTGGTGCTGCTCAAAACACCGCTAGAGGTGCTGCCTATGTCTTAGGTGAAGGCCAAGTCGGTTACTTCGGTTGTGTTGGTGAAGATAAATTTTCTGCTAAACTACTAGCTGAAAATGATGCTGCAGGTTTGATTTCTTTATATCAAGTTGAAAAATCACATGGTACTGGTAAATGTGCTGCTTTAATCACTGGTCATGACAGATCTTTGGTCACTGATTTGGGTGCTGCTAACCATTTTAAACCAGAACATTTAACTAAACATTGGAGTCAAGTCGAAGCCGCTAacttattttatattgGTGGTTTCCATTTAACTGTTTCTCCAGAAGCTATTATCAAATTAGGTAAGCACGCTCAAGAAACTGGTAAGCCATTTGTATTAAACTTAAGTGCCCCATTTATTCCtcaattcttcaaatcCGCTCTAGAAGAAGTTTTACCATACACTACTGTTGTTATTGCCAATGAAACAGAAGCTGCAGCTTATGCGGAATCTTTCGGTCTAACTTGTGACAAGGAAGATCTTGCTGCGATTGCTAAACATATTGTTGGTGCATCTAAGACTAGAACAGTTATTTTTACACATGGGTTGGAACCAACTATCGTTGTTTCAGCTGAATCTACCAAGAGTTTTGCCGTTAAGCCAATTGATAAGAAGAAGATTGTTGATACTAATGGTGCTGGTGATGCTTTTGCTGGTGGTTTCATGGCTGGTTTAGCTTTAGATAAAACCTTAGATACCGCTATTGATATGGGTCAATGGTTAGCTGCCTTATCTATTCAAGAAGTTGGTCCATCTTATCCAAAGGAAAAAATTCCATACGAAGCTTAA